In 'Nostoc azollae' 0708, the following are encoded in one genomic region:
- a CDS encoding response regulator — MNLAQLHYPDLILLELRMGLMDGKEIAQHLKQHEGTKHIPIVILTASSQTQEKDKLEKTCQGFLSTRISCIQLLQELKKHLHAVSNFGTSKQLDRLSTDSEEPELLHISINYP; from the coding sequence ATTAATTTAGCTCAATTACATTATCCCGATTTAATTTTGTTAGAGTTGAGGATGGGTCTTATGGATGGGAAAGAAATAGCACAACATCTAAAACAGCATGAAGGAACTAAACATATTCCTATCGTTATTCTCACTGCTTCATCTCAAACTCAAGAGAAAGATAAACTTGAGAAAACTTGTCAGGGTTTTTTATCTACACGTATTAGCTGTATCCAACTTCTTCAAGAACTCAAAAAACATTTACACGCTGTGAGTAATTTTGGAACTTCCAAGCAATTAGATAGATTATCTACTGATTCGGAAGAACCAGAATTGTTGCATATTTCAATTAATTACCCATAA
- a CDS encoding CBS domain-containing protein, producing MSSPPLLVNPEDSLWETHHKVQQQNVQLSVVADNQGYLAGILTQSSILQACDIRELHQVITLLQQQVHNLETEKVNLLKRLNSDLTEQVSNKKAKLKTQVQRNQLLADIALGICASLRLDEILNETVTEVRQLLEVERVIIYHFDSDWHGEVIVESVNIPQWSI from the coding sequence ATGAGTTCTCCCCCGTTGTTAGTCAATCCTGAAGATTCACTTTGGGAAACTCATCACAAAGTGCAGCAGCAGAATGTACAGCTATCTGTTGTTGCTGATAACCAAGGATATCTAGCAGGGATTTTAACCCAAAGCAGCATTTTACAAGCTTGTGATATCAGAGAACTTCACCAAGTTATTACCCTATTACAACAGCAAGTACATAACCTAGAAACGGAAAAAGTCAATTTACTCAAACGCCTTAATTCCGATCTAACAGAACAAGTCAGCAATAAAAAAGCCAAACTCAAAACCCAAGTTCAACGCAATCAACTATTAGCTGATATCGCTTTAGGCATTTGTGCCTCTTTGCGTTTAGACGAAATTCTCAATGAAACAGTCACAGAAGTACGTCAATTATTAGAAGTTGAGCGTGTAATTATTTATCATTTTGACTCTGACTGGCATGGAGAAGTGATTGTGGAATCAGTAAATATTCCCCAATGGTCAATTTGA
- a CDS encoding PAS domain S-box protein, with product MLGYSVKEMLGRVLLNFIRIEEQKIAQIHLELRHQGIQEQHDLKFCRRDGAELWAIVSTTPIFDTIGKYLGALAMQTDITGRKQVELALQQKLENELLVKQITEQIRQNLQTQHIFETAAIQISQGLKVHRCVIHRYLTQPEALLPLVAEYFNGN from the coding sequence ATGCTGGGTTATTCTGTCAAAGAAATGCTGGGAAGAGTATTACTTAATTTTATACGCATAGAAGAACAGAAAATAGCCCAAATACACTTAGAACTTCGGCATCAAGGTATTCAAGAACAACACGATTTGAAATTTTGCCGTCGAGATGGCGCCGAATTGTGGGCAATAGTTTCTACTACACCTATTTTTGACACTATAGGAAAATATCTAGGTGCATTAGCAATGCAAACAGATATTACTGGGCGTAAACAAGTGGAATTAGCCTTACAACAGAAATTAGAAAACGAGCTACTAGTCAAGCAAATCACTGAGCAAATTCGTCAAAATTTGCAAACTCAGCATATTTTTGAAACTGCTGCTATTCAAATTAGTCAAGGGTTGAAAGTTCATCGTTGTGTAATTCATAGATATCTTACTCAACCAGAAGCTCTTCTGCCTTTAGTAGCAGAGTACTTTAATGGAAATTAA
- a CDS encoding CBS domain-containing protein, translated as MEPAKTSLSDFGNQYIQRHFVVVNPDACLIDVLQMTSRMGETVSYSNTLRTSCAFVLNNQQLVGLLTERDLVRLAAQQRNLRTTKVSEVMSRNLITCQEWEAQELMKVIQLLRQHRICHLPIVNEQDQPVGLVTESSLRSVLQPADLLKYRYVREVMAENVIHALPTHTVLELIQLMDSHYLSFVLIGRAITPGEILPVGIVTERDIVQLQLLEINFRELQAQ; from the coding sequence ATGGAACCTGCAAAAACCTCACTGTCTGACTTCGGTAATCAATACATTCAGCGTCATTTTGTGGTAGTCAATCCAGATGCCTGTCTGATCGATGTCCTACAAATGACGAGTAGAATGGGAGAAACAGTCTCTTACTCAAATACCCTTCGTACTAGTTGCGCTTTTGTATTAAATAACCAGCAACTAGTTGGTTTATTAACAGAGAGAGACTTGGTGAGACTAGCTGCACAACAACGCAATTTAAGAACAACCAAAGTCTCCGAAGTCATGAGCAGGAATTTGATTACCTGCCAAGAATGGGAAGCGCAGGAACTGATGAAAGTGATCCAATTACTACGTCAGCATAGGATTTGTCATTTACCAATAGTCAACGAACAGGATCAACCTGTGGGTTTAGTCACAGAATCTAGCCTTCGCAGTGTGCTACAACCAGCAGATTTACTCAAGTATCGGTATGTCAGAGAGGTAATGGCAGAAAATGTGATTCATGCCCTTCCTACACACACAGTTCTGGAGTTAATACAGCTGATGGATTCTCATTATCTCAGTTTTGTTCTCATTGGCAGAGCGATCACACCTGGAGAAATCCTACCTGTGGGAATTGTTACAGAACGAGATATTGTTCAACTCCAACTTCTAGAAATAAACTTCAGGGAATTACAAGCCCAATAA
- a CDS encoding serine/threonine-protein kinase yields MVLSQINQSAVHCINPNCQRPYPQPWGNKFCNSCGAPLHLLDRYYPIQPLGSGGFAQIYTVWDEKNQTEKVLKVLVEDSPKALELFIQEAQVLSSFHHTGVPKVDADGYFQINLTVPKPHQLACLVMEKIYGHNLEEIRRNYPQGCPEHLVLNWFAQAVKILQELHKRQIIHRDIKPSNLMLRTPSPTAPLQAEQLVLIDFGGAKQFSGAILRSHSPSTRLFSSGYSPPEQMIGGNVGPAADFYALGRTIIELLTARYPQQLEDPITGELRWRNRCSVNPRLADLLDEMIQTDVRSRPAHAAIIQERLLKIVPAESKPGLFTQLKNTVIQTVTQFTLAVGNTTLFTVQAIFKFLLACLGTIWAMILGGMGASLGTIAGFLLAYQTKLGAFVAEFISLQLPELIQNSQTGSAREIIVYAVTGLGTAWGITLSGSFGQKRRFLVSAFMGLIGYSLGWIIWQFIKPHNSAEGLVPWMLVSISLLTLGLGLRTHSLAYTLIAAFGSANIIAALIHLGLKISFIHFSNQPSFLELFSPIAFFGFIGILISLCLGLSYYLIVPCLRWLGWR; encoded by the coding sequence GTGGTTTTGTCCCAGATAAATCAGAGTGCGGTTCACTGCATAAATCCTAACTGTCAACGTCCCTATCCCCAACCTTGGGGAAACAAATTTTGTAATAGCTGTGGTGCACCGCTACATTTGTTAGACCGCTATTACCCAATTCAACCTTTGGGTTCAGGAGGTTTCGCCCAAATTTATACCGTTTGGGATGAAAAAAACCAAACTGAAAAAGTGCTGAAAGTGTTAGTGGAAGACTCTCCCAAAGCTTTGGAATTATTTATTCAGGAAGCGCAGGTTTTAAGTAGTTTCCATCATACTGGTGTTCCCAAAGTTGATGCTGATGGGTATTTTCAAATCAATTTGACTGTTCCTAAACCACACCAGTTAGCTTGTCTGGTGATGGAAAAAATTTATGGCCATAATTTAGAAGAGATTCGTAGAAATTATCCCCAAGGATGTCCAGAGCATTTGGTGCTAAATTGGTTTGCACAAGCTGTGAAGATTTTACAGGAGTTGCATAAACGCCAAATTATTCATCGGGATATTAAACCTTCTAATTTAATGTTGCGTACTCCTTCACCTACTGCACCTCTACAAGCGGAACAATTGGTGTTGATTGATTTCGGTGGTGCTAAACAATTTAGTGGTGCAATATTACGATCGCACTCTCCCTCGACCCGATTATTTTCTTCTGGGTATAGTCCACCAGAACAAATGATTGGCGGTAATGTGGGACCTGCGGCTGATTTTTATGCCTTGGGACGCACAATAATTGAATTACTTACAGCTAGGTATCCCCAACAGTTGGAAGATCCCATTACTGGAGAATTACGTTGGAGAAATCGGTGCAGTGTTAATCCACGTCTCGCAGATTTACTAGATGAAATGATACAGACGGATGTGCGATCGCGTCCAGCCCATGCAGCTATCATTCAAGAAAGGTTACTGAAAATTGTTCCCGCAGAATCAAAACCAGGGTTATTTACCCAATTAAAAAACACCGTTATCCAAACCGTCACCCAATTTACCCTAGCTGTGGGTAACACAACCCTATTCACAGTTCAGGCAATTTTCAAATTCTTACTAGCTTGTCTGGGAACAATTTGGGCGATGATTTTAGGCGGGATGGGTGCTAGTTTAGGGACTATCGCTGGTTTTCTTTTGGCTTATCAAACCAAATTAGGCGCTTTCGTTGCAGAATTTATCTCACTTCAATTACCCGAATTAATTCAAAATTCCCAAACTGGTTCAGCAAGGGAAATTATAGTATATGCAGTTACTGGTTTGGGAACTGCTTGGGGAATTACTCTATCTGGAAGTTTTGGTCAAAAAAGACGATTTTTAGTATCAGCTTTCATGGGTTTAATTGGCTATAGTTTAGGTTGGATAATTTGGCAATTTATCAAACCACATAATAGTGCAGAGGGTTTAGTTCCATGGATGCTGGTGTCAATTTCCCTGCTAACTCTGGGTTTAGGTCTTCGCACCCATTCCCTAGCTTACACTTTGATAGCTGCCTTTGGTAGTGCCAACATCATCGCAGCTTTAATACATCTAGGGTTAAAAATCTCCTTTATCCATTTTTCCAATCAACCAAGCTTTTTAGAGTTATTTTCACCTATTGCTTTTTTTGGTTTTATAGGTATTTTAATCAGTCTTTGTTTAGGGTTAAGTTATTACCTTATTGTCCCTTGTTTGCGTTGGTTGGGATGGCGATAA
- a CDS encoding sensor histidine kinase: MAPYVQAITSSGRTLFAVINDILDLSKIESCKLALHYEPVNLRGLIGEILPIFSPNTTHRNLILRSTIDDTVPQTIYIDEVRLRQILFKVVGNALKFTEQGYIQITIRAHLYCTNLEEKVWLEITVEDTGIGISREQ; the protein is encoded by the coding sequence ATGGCCCCTTATGTTCAAGCTATTACCTCCAGTGGCAGAACTTTATTCGCAGTGATTAATGATATTCTTGATTTGTCTAAGATTGAATCATGTAAGTTAGCACTTCACTATGAACCTGTCAATTTAAGAGGATTAATTGGAGAAATCTTACCAATATTTAGCCCAAATACAACTCATAGAAATTTAATCTTGCGCTCAACCATTGACGATACCGTACCTCAAACTATTTACATTGATGAAGTCCGGTTGCGACAAATCCTTTTTAAGGTTGTCGGCAATGCTTTGAAATTCACAGAACAAGGATACATTCAAATAACTATCCGCGCTCATCTTTATTGTACAAACTTAGAAGAAAAAGTTTGGTTAGAAATTACTGTTGAAGATACAGGTATTGGCATATCTCGTGAACAGTAA
- a CDS encoding GAF domain-containing protein, whose product MVVDNCFEQNWLHSDQNKVSKAIADIHQSNLSPYHIEFSIEFQIKANLVVPILVDDSLWGLLIAHRCNDVIEWQTKLTK is encoded by the coding sequence GTGGTAGTAGATAATTGTTTCGAACAGAATTGGCTACACTCTGATCAAAACAAAGTTTCTAAGGCTATTGCCGATATTCATCAATCAAACTTGAGTCCTTATCACATTGAATTTTCAATAGAGTTTCAAATCAAAGCCAATTTAGTAGTACCAATCTTAGTAGATGATTCCCTTTGGGGATTGCTAATTGCTCATAGGTGTAATGATGTGATTGAGTGGCAAACTAAACTGACGAAATAG